A genomic segment from Methanoplanus limicola DSM 2279 encodes:
- a CDS encoding ABC transporter permease: MKSNGLFAISEKEFQDHIYSRKFLLFLGIILAVTIIGMASGSIQYNEQIEQYNENQAEIGDEISWGMFKPSVMTIFSGVGTLLASLGAILGIAMGFDLITKEKESKSLKILLSHPIFRDEVINGKAIGGIIALVAALAVTFLIAFATMLIFSIVPSGSEILLLVLFGFAAFLMIFSYFAISLFMSTVSKDSGSSLVYTLIIFVFLSSLLPVFVWGPTMDLITGPPPEFPEDAMMEMRAVAVDTVVVSASSDGEVSGYKDPYEDNEVFRQYQEEMRNYWDKRQMISDFINLLSPTNNFQYITSYLTYPQVFAQRDMYNSAIMPGEMQEPEEPGFMDIIGGIWVNLLSLIVIPVAFFSAAYIKFMRLDVR, encoded by the coding sequence TTGAAGTCAAACGGCCTCTTTGCAATCTCCGAGAAGGAATTTCAGGACCATATCTACAGCAGAAAATTCCTGCTCTTCCTCGGAATCATCCTTGCCGTAACCATCATCGGCATGGCATCAGGTTCAATACAGTATAATGAACAGATTGAACAGTATAACGAGAATCAGGCTGAGATCGGAGATGAGATCAGCTGGGGCATGTTTAAGCCGTCTGTGATGACAATCTTCTCCGGTGTCGGGACACTCCTTGCATCCCTTGGTGCAATCCTTGGTATTGCGATGGGTTTTGACCTGATAACTAAGGAGAAAGAGAGCAAATCGCTTAAAATTCTTCTCTCGCACCCGATATTCCGGGACGAGGTGATAAACGGAAAGGCGATAGGCGGAATTATCGCCCTTGTTGCTGCACTTGCGGTCACGTTTTTAATTGCATTTGCGACAATGCTCATCTTCTCAATCGTTCCTTCAGGCAGTGAGATTCTGCTTCTGGTTCTCTTTGGGTTTGCTGCATTCCTGATGATTTTTTCATACTTTGCAATATCACTCTTTATGTCCACAGTTTCAAAGGACAGTGGCAGTTCACTCGTATATACTCTGATAATCTTTGTATTCCTCTCAAGCCTTCTGCCGGTCTTTGTCTGGGGACCTACGATGGATCTCATCACCGGCCCTCCGCCTGAATTCCCCGAAGATGCAATGATGGAGATGAGAGCGGTTGCGGTTGATACGGTTGTCGTCTCAGCGTCCTCAGACGGCGAAGTATCCGGTTATAAGGACCCATATGAGGATAATGAAGTTTTCCGGCAGTACCAGGAGGAGATGCGGAATTACTGGGACAAACGCCAGATGATATCAGACTTTATCAACCTGCTCTCACCGACGAACAACTTCCAGTATATAACCAGTTATCTGACATACCCACAGGTTTTTGCACAAAGAGACATGTATAATTCCGCAATTATGCCGGGAGAGATGCAAGAACCTGAAGAACCCGGATTCATGGACATTATAGGCGGCATCTGGGTAAATCTGTTATCGCTGATTGTAATTCCGGTGGCGTTCTTCTCAGCAGCATATATAAAATTCATGAGGCTTGATGTGAGATGA
- a CDS encoding NEW3 domain-containing protein, which translates to MMTENKFLRIFKLSIIFLLISSVFMPTVVSADSGQNVELSCTYPGKIVEAGETLKFELNIKNNEGTYSKKLDYDTFKGEEGWKFRFYSGDFEIDRVALTEGQSITVTFEIDTDGDTAVGTYPVRVRIDDARMWLYVIIDRTHAGESGVLKAVVVNDQDEKIKGAKIGVFRENTDAEVTSVYTSADGEVRTEVEQGEYYLKIECSGYSTKTKDEISINSGYTTDAGTIMLEKKNFGLNIDVKSPVVTASVGDKPLFELKLSNVGKSDDLFELGGEGLPDGWYFRYKENKDSGAGVSRIFIESGAEKTVYLEVIPPYSAGKGDYEFQALVTSSDGEYREDLEAKISGNIGMSVFSDKYRYELTKGDSVDVPVRIENTGSGESLTNVHIEVSAPEGWNVKSVPETIPSIGPGERKTVNLKVIPPASIAASEYKITVKVVSDQEEESDDIRIIVNESSLIGIFGILLLVCAAGGVYYFFRKYERR; encoded by the coding sequence ATGATGACTGAAAATAAATTCCTGAGGATATTTAAACTATCCATAATTTTCCTGCTTATATCATCGGTATTTATGCCAACCGTTGTATCGGCAGATTCGGGGCAGAATGTGGAACTGTCCTGTACATACCCCGGAAAGATTGTCGAGGCCGGAGAGACTCTCAAATTTGAATTAAATATTAAGAATAATGAGGGCACTTACTCAAAAAAACTGGATTATGACACCTTTAAGGGAGAAGAAGGCTGGAAATTCAGGTTCTATTCCGGAGATTTTGAGATTGACAGGGTTGCCTTAACTGAAGGGCAGTCGATCACTGTCACTTTTGAGATAGATACGGATGGCGATACTGCGGTTGGCACATATCCGGTAAGGGTCAGGATTGACGATGCACGGATGTGGCTCTATGTCATTATTGACAGGACCCATGCAGGTGAGTCCGGTGTATTAAAGGCCGTTGTTGTAAATGACCAGGATGAGAAGATTAAAGGTGCAAAAATAGGTGTTTTCCGGGAAAATACCGATGCTGAAGTTACATCTGTCTATACGTCTGCTGATGGTGAAGTAAGAACTGAGGTGGAACAGGGAGAATATTACCTGAAGATTGAATGCAGCGGGTACAGCACCAAAACAAAGGACGAAATCTCGATAAATTCCGGATATACAACCGATGCCGGAACAATAATGCTTGAGAAGAAGAATTTCGGTCTCAATATTGATGTCAAGTCTCCGGTTGTGACAGCTTCTGTCGGTGATAAGCCATTGTTTGAACTTAAGCTTTCAAATGTCGGTAAGAGTGATGATCTCTTTGAGCTTGGAGGAGAGGGCCTTCCTGACGGGTGGTACTTCAGGTATAAGGAGAATAAGGACTCCGGTGCGGGCGTGTCCAGGATATTTATAGAATCAGGTGCTGAAAAGACGGTGTACCTTGAGGTAATTCCGCCATACTCTGCCGGCAAGGGTGACTATGAATTCCAGGCACTGGTCACCTCGTCTGATGGTGAGTACAGGGAAGATCTTGAGGCCAAGATATCAGGAAATATAGGTATGTCTGTATTTTCAGATAAATACCGATATGAGCTGACAAAGGGAGATTCGGTCGATGTTCCGGTCAGGATTGAAAACACAGGCTCCGGGGAATCACTAACCAATGTTCATATTGAGGTGTCGGCTCCTGAAGGGTGGAATGTAAAGTCTGTGCCTGAAACTATTCCGTCAATTGGTCCGGGCGAACGCAAAACGGTTAATCTGAAGGTTATACCTCCGGCAAGCATTGCTGCTTCGGAGTATAAGATTACAGTAAAGGTTGTGTCAGATCAGGAGGAGGAGAGCGATGATATCAGGATTATTGTAAATGAGAGTTCTTTAATCGGGATCTTTGGAATTCTTCTGTTAGTCTGTGCTGCCGGAGGGGTTTATTACTTCTTCAGGAAGTATGAGAGGAGATGA
- a CDS encoding dockerin type I domain-containing protein gives MTGIKGDFNNNNEIDIGDSSKVAYAVADKVELTVEEADFNNDGKLDVGDAAMIAWYLIGKIPTL, from the coding sequence ATTACCGGAATAAAAGGTGATTTCAACAATAACAACGAGATCGACATCGGTGATTCATCAAAAGTTGCCTATGCAGTAGCGGATAAAGTCGAACTTACTGTCGAAGAAGCAGACTTCAATAACGATGGAAAATTAGATGTTGGTGATGCTGCAATGATTGCCTGGTATCTCATCGGAAAGATCCCAACACTATAA
- a CDS encoding PAS domain S-box protein has translation MADSDNKISLLYVDDEAVLIDIMKAFIQQYSEFTLDSANCAAEGLIKLNTNHYDAVISDYQMPETDGIEFLTEIRNTGNEIPFILYTGKGREEVAIKALNAGADYYLQKGVNPKVSITELVNFVRHAVAKNKAEKAVREQKSKMADVMNFLPDATFAIDNSGKVIAWNRSMEKITGISAGDMLGRESYEYSLSFYGKKRPFLTDIVLNKHLVRDSDYFILYPDDEKLIAETFAPELYGGKGAYIRCTASVLYNSSGEITGAIESVRDISDEKSAEKERSELIKKLREQKSLIDAVFDVTPVNFYVYERDMKFRYVCTKGAEQIGMKPEEMTGRTWRELNMPAELLEPLEEKIKEVFETGEVFSAYTTYPTVLGNRYYQYELSPIKDVNGGVDAVVSTAIDITDIKEAEEALRQNEIQLKEIIDNIEDIFYRTDSSGKITHINSSAHKILGYSSPDEIIGLQVEELYASPEKREELKSLLEKNGTVSDYDVCFRNKDGTLIDLSVNSHQIYDRYGQICGVEGIIRDISSRKSAEKETVRIIEKLRNKDCLINTVFSASPVYYYVYDRDLNFVYASPGGAEVLGVTPEEIIGKKKSENSRNVDFAGIYDDNLRKVFATGRKISGEATYSSAEGIRHFIYELSPVTGKDGLNEFVVSTAIDITGYKEKEDLYKTIFENTGTAMVFIDEHAIRDYNEELKRICGYDDDTLRECSDLRRYIPEEELKKIREYYSLRLTDPASVPDSHEFSFIHKNGEIRDAVINIGIIPETEKTVVSIRDITREKQSERELREARETLNFAIDGTNLGLWDRDLITNKVFHNDNWADMFGYSSCEIEDDFRFWKENIHPDDLPLVYRAHKDHLSGKTEIFDIVCRMRHRNGSWIWINSKGRVVEWDKNGHALRMVGLNMDITRLKETEEALRQANDKLSLLSSITRHDTFNKITGILLSVDLLKESLAGTDMVSNLEYIEGLVDAISEELEFARDYEDIGSLDLLWQDFAGYLSNEKIPRGIFVSADFSGIEILADPMLGKVVHNLIDNAVRHGNGVTEITVTHRFTPEGFMIIWEDNGTGILEGLKERIFERGYGTNTGLGLFLVREILSISGITIRENGARGSGARFEILVPDGYYRQSI, from the coding sequence ATGGCAGATTCTGACAACAAAATATCCCTTTTATACGTAGACGATGAAGCCGTGCTGATCGATATAATGAAGGCATTCATTCAGCAGTACAGTGAATTTACCCTTGACTCAGCCAATTGTGCAGCAGAAGGCCTCATAAAATTAAACACAAACCACTACGATGCCGTAATCTCAGACTACCAGATGCCGGAGACGGACGGAATAGAATTCTTAACAGAAATCAGAAATACCGGCAATGAAATACCCTTCATCCTCTACACCGGAAAAGGGCGTGAAGAAGTCGCAATAAAAGCGCTCAATGCCGGTGCCGACTATTACCTCCAGAAAGGCGTAAACCCGAAAGTCAGCATCACAGAACTCGTAAATTTTGTCCGCCATGCAGTAGCAAAAAATAAGGCAGAAAAGGCCGTCAGAGAACAGAAAAGCAAAATGGCGGACGTGATGAACTTCCTGCCGGATGCCACCTTTGCTATTGACAATTCAGGAAAGGTAATAGCCTGGAACAGGTCAATGGAGAAGATCACCGGTATTTCAGCCGGAGATATGCTTGGCCGGGAAAGCTATGAATATTCCCTCTCCTTCTACGGGAAAAAAAGACCATTCCTGACAGATATAGTCTTAAACAAACATCTGGTCCGCGACTCTGATTATTTCATCCTCTACCCCGACGATGAAAAGCTGATAGCAGAGACCTTTGCACCGGAACTATACGGAGGAAAAGGGGCATATATCCGGTGCACAGCCTCGGTACTGTACAACTCATCCGGAGAGATTACAGGAGCAATAGAGTCAGTCAGGGATATATCAGATGAAAAATCGGCTGAAAAGGAAAGATCTGAACTGATTAAAAAACTCCGGGAGCAAAAAAGCCTCATAGATGCAGTCTTCGACGTAACACCGGTAAACTTCTATGTCTATGAAAGGGACATGAAATTCCGGTATGTCTGCACAAAAGGAGCAGAACAAATCGGCATGAAACCGGAGGAGATGACCGGCAGGACCTGGCGTGAACTGAATATGCCGGCTGAACTCTTAGAGCCGCTTGAAGAGAAGATAAAAGAAGTATTTGAAACGGGGGAAGTATTCTCAGCCTATACGACCTACCCGACTGTACTTGGCAACCGGTATTACCAGTATGAATTAAGCCCGATTAAAGATGTCAACGGCGGGGTTGACGCCGTAGTCTCCACAGCCATAGATATCACAGATATAAAAGAAGCAGAAGAAGCACTGAGACAGAATGAAATCCAGCTCAAAGAGATAATCGACAATATCGAAGACATCTTTTACCGGACAGACAGTTCCGGAAAAATCACCCATATCAACAGTTCAGCACACAAAATACTTGGCTACAGTTCTCCTGATGAAATAATCGGCCTTCAAGTTGAAGAACTGTACGCCAGTCCGGAAAAAAGAGAAGAATTAAAATCCCTGCTGGAGAAGAACGGTACAGTAAGCGACTATGATGTCTGTTTCAGGAATAAAGACGGGACCCTCATTGACCTATCAGTCAACAGCCACCAGATATATGACAGATATGGGCAAATCTGCGGCGTTGAAGGGATAATCAGGGATATTTCCAGCCGGAAATCTGCCGAGAAAGAGACGGTCAGAATAATTGAAAAACTCAGGAATAAAGACTGCCTGATAAATACGGTATTTTCTGCATCCCCGGTATACTACTATGTCTATGACAGGGACCTTAATTTTGTGTACGCATCACCAGGAGGTGCAGAGGTATTAGGTGTAACACCTGAAGAGATAATAGGCAAAAAAAAGTCTGAAAACTCACGAAATGTGGATTTTGCCGGAATTTACGACGACAACCTCAGAAAAGTATTTGCAACCGGGAGAAAAATCAGCGGAGAGGCGACATACTCCTCAGCAGAGGGAATCAGGCATTTCATCTATGAGTTATCTCCTGTGACCGGTAAAGACGGATTAAATGAGTTTGTTGTATCAACTGCCATAGATATAACAGGATATAAAGAAAAAGAGGACTTATACAAAACCATATTTGAAAATACCGGCACTGCAATGGTATTCATAGACGAACACGCCATCCGGGACTACAATGAAGAGTTAAAGAGAATATGCGGTTATGACGATGACACTCTGAGAGAATGCAGTGATCTCCGGAGATATATCCCGGAAGAAGAACTGAAGAAAATAAGAGAATACTATTCCCTCCGGCTCACTGATCCGGCCAGCGTCCCTGACAGCCATGAATTCAGTTTCATTCACAAAAACGGCGAGATCAGAGATGCTGTTATAAATATTGGCATAATCCCGGAAACAGAAAAAACAGTCGTCTCCATCCGCGACATAACCAGGGAGAAGCAGTCTGAAAGGGAGCTAAGAGAGGCCAGAGAGACTCTTAATTTCGCAATCGACGGGACAAATCTGGGACTATGGGATCGAGACCTCATCACAAATAAGGTATTTCACAACGACAACTGGGCCGATATGTTTGGATATTCATCCTGTGAAATTGAGGATGACTTCAGATTCTGGAAAGAAAACATCCACCCGGATGACCTCCCTCTTGTCTACCGGGCACATAAAGATCATCTCTCAGGAAAGACTGAGATCTTTGATATTGTCTGCCGGATGAGGCACAGGAACGGTTCATGGATATGGATCAATTCCAAAGGGCGGGTTGTTGAATGGGACAAAAACGGGCATGCCCTCCGGATGGTCGGCTTAAATATGGACATTACCCGCCTCAAAGAGACAGAAGAGGCCCTGCGCCAGGCAAATGACAAACTGAGCCTCTTATCCTCGATTACAAGGCATGACACATTCAATAAGATCACCGGGATTCTCCTCTCTGTCGATCTCCTGAAAGAAAGTCTTGCAGGCACTGATATGGTTTCAAATCTGGAATATATCGAAGGCCTTGTCGATGCCATATCTGAAGAGCTTGAATTTGCAAGGGACTATGAAGATATTGGAAGTCTGGACCTGCTCTGGCAGGATTTTGCAGGTTACCTCTCAAATGAAAAAATTCCACGGGGGATTTTTGTAAGTGCGGATTTTTCCGGAATTGAAATCCTTGCCGATCCAATGCTTGGCAAGGTTGTGCATAACCTGATTGACAATGCCGTCCGGCATGGCAACGGAGTCACAGAGATTACGGTAACTCACAGGTTTACTCCGGAAGGTTTCATGATAATCTGGGAGGATAACGGCACAGGTATTTTAGAGGGTTTGAAAGAGAGAATTTTTGAGCGTGGGTACGGTACAAACACCGGCCTTGGGCTATTTCTGGTCAGGGAGATCTTATCAATATCCGGAATTACCATCCGGGAGAACGGTGCCAGGGGAAGTGGTGCCAGGTTTGAGATTTTAGTTCCGGACGGTTACTACAGGCAGTCAATATGA
- a CDS encoding proline iminopeptidase-family hydrolase — protein MDEIKEGYIDISGLKLWYGIAGDDKEGTPLLCLHGGPGAPHDYLKPLEKLSDERPVIFYDQIGCGNSDRPDDLSYFTVENYIDELETVRDALNLTQVHIMGQSWGSTLAASYYLDRKPAGVSSLTFSGPVMSMKMFEKDVRRLLEEMPDDLKEIIYDCEKSGNFSDPDYENAMEVFYSRHVCRMKPWPDEMTKTMEKLGHEVYEYMQGPSEFTVTGTLKDVDLTDRLSELDLPVLYTCGEFDECTPETTKYYHKNTPGSKMAVFKGASHEHHLEKQNQYLAVLSEFLSRTDKRDNSGIK, from the coding sequence ATGGACGAAATAAAAGAAGGATATATAGATATTTCCGGATTAAAACTCTGGTATGGCATCGCCGGGGATGATAAGGAAGGCACCCCCCTATTATGCCTTCACGGCGGGCCCGGTGCTCCGCACGACTACTTAAAACCGCTTGAGAAGCTTTCGGATGAGAGGCCGGTCATCTTTTATGACCAGATCGGCTGTGGTAACTCGGACAGACCGGATGATCTGAGCTATTTTACGGTTGAGAATTATATTGACGAGCTTGAAACCGTCAGGGATGCCCTGAATCTCACACAAGTCCACATTATGGGCCAGTCCTGGGGTTCTACACTCGCAGCTTCCTACTATCTTGACAGAAAACCTGCCGGTGTCAGTTCGCTCACCTTTTCAGGGCCTGTTATGAGCATGAAGATGTTTGAGAAGGACGTCAGAAGGCTGCTTGAAGAGATGCCGGATGACCTGAAGGAGATAATCTATGACTGTGAGAAATCCGGAAATTTTTCAGACCCTGACTATGAAAATGCTATGGAGGTTTTTTACAGCCGGCATGTCTGCCGCATGAAACCATGGCCGGACGAGATGACCAAAACAATGGAAAAACTTGGCCATGAGGTGTATGAATATATGCAGGGGCCAAGCGAGTTCACAGTAACCGGGACCTTAAAAGATGTTGATCTTACTGACCGGCTCTCTGAACTCGACCTTCCGGTGCTGTACACCTGCGGTGAGTTTGACGAATGCACGCCGGAGACGACAAAATACTACCATAAAAATACTCCCGGCTCTAAGATGGCTGTCTTTAAGGGGGCATCCCACGAGCACCATCTTGAGAAGCAGAACCAGTATCTGGCGGTATTGAGTGAATTTTTAAGCAGAACAGATAAGAGAGATAATTCCGGAATAAAATAA
- a CDS encoding DEAD/DEAH box helicase, whose protein sequence is MIVPADAIDLIAGEMDRITIWKGSKKPGFIIRENNNIGIHLKEMVYRADEESLRAAAERFRSVQSDSRIKEAVRKNKEAEERAKREKKKRKERRKPENVNIRPGNISDAITALKKNPGFKRGIVAEKVIEEKAPSYRSPHGVEMGIYEFLKDNSINLYSHQTEAIEYAVSKKNVIITTPTASGKTLAFLIPVLNSIIKNPASRALLIYPTKALISDQLKAIREIAQKILPGIFVEKYDGDLNSDERRRIRQRRPSIVITNPDMLNAAILPHHQSWNFLFSSLDYVVMDEAHTYRGVFGSHIALLTRRLRLISAKYRSNPAFILSSATIANPVEHAKNLTGGDFVMVNKSGSKQNEKRFIFFKGGDRISPVDQTAQMLAFLSLAGIQTLCFARTRKSTELIADAAKQEIRKRNYGSKPEIVSYRSGYRYDERARIESDIKSGRAAGVCSTNALELGIDIGSLDCVIISGYPGSVMSTWQQAGRAGRKDSPALVIFMGFNSPLERYILENPDEFFTKSSEYAAIDASNKYILYDHLVSAMNEYGYLSSEHDRTFGCDIDKALTSASRSAFYSHLIVRSGNIWKPAVREYVQGNIRIRNSSHEVYTVKCRGCVIETLSEDQAYREGHKGAIILHGDTRYRVRMLNTPDKTVTVTEENTENYTFASSITTIKISGDGTVVPAGSLHIRFGSMIVQEKFFKYSEYDGRGKIREEELDLRPINIDTRGLWFTVPKMTDDEEVKFSGGLAGLSNILSVVAPHFVLCDPGDMKCVAYSEFEYTDGAPTVVIFDNFMGGVGLSEKARDILYDIFKMAFEIVTKCRCKKGCISCVYSHRDNDEREPDKEMTVRILTRLMKAYRTG, encoded by the coding sequence ATGATAGTCCCGGCTGATGCCATTGATTTAATAGCCGGAGAGATGGACAGGATTACTATATGGAAGGGTTCAAAAAAGCCGGGCTTTATAATCCGTGAGAATAACAATATCGGGATCCATCTCAAAGAGATGGTATACAGGGCAGATGAAGAGAGCCTCCGGGCAGCTGCGGAAAGGTTTAGATCAGTTCAGAGCGATTCAAGGATAAAAGAGGCTGTCAGGAAAAATAAAGAGGCTGAGGAGAGAGCCAAAAGAGAGAAGAAGAAGAGAAAAGAGAGGAGAAAGCCGGAGAATGTAAATATCCGGCCCGGAAATATCAGCGATGCTATCACTGCCCTAAAGAAAAATCCGGGATTTAAACGCGGTATTGTGGCAGAGAAGGTTATTGAAGAGAAGGCTCCGTCGTACAGAAGTCCACATGGTGTGGAGATGGGGATTTATGAATTTCTCAAAGATAACAGTATAAATCTCTACTCACACCAGACCGAAGCGATAGAATATGCCGTCAGTAAAAAAAATGTCATCATCACTACACCAACTGCAAGCGGAAAGACTCTGGCATTTCTGATACCAGTACTGAATTCGATAATTAAAAACCCGGCATCAAGGGCACTTTTAATCTACCCGACAAAGGCCCTGATTTCTGACCAGCTAAAAGCCATACGTGAGATTGCCCAAAAAATCCTGCCCGGAATTTTTGTTGAGAAGTATGACGGTGACCTTAACAGTGATGAGCGGAGACGCATCCGGCAGAGAAGACCATCAATAGTAATTACCAATCCGGATATGCTCAATGCCGCAATTCTGCCCCATCACCAGAGCTGGAATTTTCTCTTCTCCAGCCTTGATTATGTGGTTATGGACGAGGCCCATACATACAGGGGTGTTTTCGGGTCACATATCGCCCTTCTTACGAGAAGGCTTAGGCTTATATCAGCTAAATACAGGTCAAATCCGGCATTTATTTTGTCTTCTGCAACAATAGCCAACCCGGTTGAGCATGCAAAAAACCTTACAGGCGGGGATTTTGTCATGGTGAATAAGAGCGGATCTAAGCAGAATGAAAAGAGGTTTATCTTTTTTAAGGGGGGAGACCGGATTTCTCCGGTTGATCAGACGGCACAGATGCTTGCTTTCCTCTCTCTTGCCGGAATCCAGACTTTATGCTTTGCAAGGACGAGAAAATCAACCGAGCTTATAGCAGATGCAGCAAAGCAGGAGATTAGGAAGAGAAATTACGGTTCAAAGCCGGAGATTGTATCGTACCGTTCCGGCTACCGGTATGATGAGAGAGCGAGGATAGAATCGGATATAAAATCCGGCCGTGCAGCAGGGGTATGCTCGACAAATGCCCTTGAACTCGGGATTGATATCGGCTCACTGGACTGTGTGATAATCTCAGGCTATCCGGGTTCTGTCATGTCAACCTGGCAGCAGGCGGGGCGGGCCGGGAGAAAGGACAGTCCGGCCCTTGTTATTTTTATGGGATTTAACAGCCCGCTTGAGAGGTATATACTTGAAAATCCGGATGAGTTCTTCACTAAGTCAAGTGAGTATGCCGCTATAGATGCCTCAAATAAGTATATCCTGTATGACCATCTGGTCTCTGCGATGAATGAGTATGGTTATCTTTCGTCTGAACATGACAGGACCTTTGGATGCGATATTGACAAGGCTTTAACCAGTGCTTCCCGTTCGGCATTTTACAGCCATCTGATTGTCAGATCCGGAAATATCTGGAAGCCGGCCGTCAGAGAGTATGTGCAGGGCAATATCAGGATCAGGAATTCTTCGCATGAGGTCTATACTGTTAAATGCAGAGGCTGTGTTATTGAGACGCTCTCTGAGGATCAGGCTTACAGGGAAGGGCACAAAGGAGCGATTATTCTTCACGGAGATACCCGTTACCGTGTCAGGATGCTGAATACTCCGGATAAGACCGTAACTGTGACTGAGGAGAATACTGAGAATTACACTTTTGCGTCAAGTATTACCACAATTAAAATTTCAGGGGACGGAACTGTTGTCCCTGCCGGAAGTCTGCATATACGGTTTGGGAGCATGATCGTTCAGGAGAAGTTTTTCAAGTATTCCGAGTATGACGGCCGGGGAAAGATCCGGGAGGAGGAGCTTGATTTAAGGCCTATTAACATTGATACAAGGGGGCTATGGTTTACTGTCCCAAAGATGACGGATGATGAAGAGGTGAAGTTTTCCGGCGGTCTTGCCGGTCTTTCCAATATTCTCTCTGTTGTTGCCCCCCATTTTGTGCTCTGTGATCCGGGTGATATGAAGTGCGTTGCTTATAGTGAGTTTGAATATACAGATGGTGCTCCCACGGTTGTTATTTTTGACAATTTCATGGGCGGCGTAGGGCTTTCTGAGAAGGCAAGGGATATTTTATATGATATTTTTAAGATGGCATTTGAGATTGTGACAAAATGCAGGTGTAAGAAGGGGTGTATTTCGTGTGTTTATTCGCACCGGGATAATGACGAAAGGGAGCCGGATAAGGAGATGACGGTCAGGATTCTAACAAGGCTTATGAAGGCGTACAGAACGGGATAA
- a CDS encoding DUF7557 family protein: MSSNTINLSDEAFERLNKWKKEDESYSSVILRVLPKFRDISKILEGSEYDLTEEEGERLKQEIRE, translated from the coding sequence ATGTCCAGTAATACCATCAATCTCTCCGATGAAGCATTTGAAAGGTTAAACAAATGGAAAAAAGAAGATGAAAGTTATTCATCTGTAATATTAAGAGTCCTGCCTAAGTTTCGTGATATTTCAAAAATTCTTGAGGGATCTGAATATGATCTTACTGAAGAAGAGGGGGAAAGACTGAAACAGGAAATTAGAGAATGA
- a CDS encoding nucleoside triphosphate pyrophosphohydrolase: MKNKKLPPGKAVRDKIPKIIRNSGKECRIETLSEPLFYEAMKEKLTEEVGEYLSEPCPEELADIIEVVYRLAESEGITKEELEEIRLKKREIRGGFEKNIFLLNNKPDI; this comes from the coding sequence ATGAAAAACAAAAAACTTCCACCCGGAAAAGCAGTCCGGGATAAAATACCAAAGATCATCAGAAATTCCGGTAAAGAATGCCGGATAGAAACATTAAGCGAACCGCTCTTCTATGAGGCGATGAAGGAGAAGCTGACCGAAGAAGTCGGAGAATATCTGTCAGAACCATGCCCGGAAGAGCTTGCAGACATAATTGAAGTCGTTTATCGTCTTGCAGAGTCTGAAGGCATTACAAAAGAAGAGCTTGAAGAGATCCGGCTTAAAAAAAGAGAGATACGCGGCGGCTTTGAGAAAAATATTTTCCTGCTAAACAATAAACCTGATATTTAG